AACATTAAACTCAACTGCTCTCTCTAGCCCAGCAGTCCCTAATGGGGCTTAAAATTGCAGTGAAGGACCGGAGtcacaccaccagcaagtgCCGGACCCCCAATCAAtggacatcaattgatggatATATGTATATGCAATTGAagtctggcgtctggttggACTAGTAGTCTGTGCGGTGCcagctgagctgagctgtCACTGTCCCCTCTAGACCGGTTAAAATTGCAGTGAAAAGCGGACTCCACATCGAGCAGCATTTTGtaatcaacattgaaattgaaCCGGAGTGGCTCACATGCTCAGACAGAGGAACATGAAGTGGtgaagttgacatggaccaaaCTCAAGATGTCCCGCCCCACTAATAGCCCAGCAGAGCGGAATGACgacacaacattgaagctccaacagcacttgagcccaATGCACAATGGACACTGGTACGGTGGTGTTACTAATCACATGCTTTCGCTGCCCAAACGCGTTTGGAGGGGCAACATggcacacatgcatgcattcATTGAAATCGCGGTTCAAGCCaaaccaacaccacatccCACCACCTCACCATCGTGAACAACCTCACCCACAACACCACATGGCAATTCACAATGTCATACTACGATGTTGACGCCATCCTCACAGACGCAGAGGTACTCAAACCATGTCCCCCATCCCACCCACAACCCAAACTAACACCACCCAGAAAGTCCCCTGCCAATTCGAGCTCGACGTCCCCTACCTAGGCCACCTCGACAACTCCTCCGGCCTCAAGCCCGGCACCCAGCTCTCCCTGCCGCTCTGGCTCGCCGAAATGCTGGCCCTCGCCTCCGCCGGCGAAGACACAAAGGCCCCTCTCACGCTGAACCTACCACCCTGCCTGTCCGACCAGGTCATCAACGCGCTGAAGGCGGACCCGCGCGCCGTCGCGCTGCGTGACCAGAGCGCGCACTTCTACGGGATAGGCGTCCGGATGCTGGACCTGTTTGACGAGAGGGA
The genomic region above belongs to Pochonia chlamydosporia 170 chromosome 2, whole genome shotgun sequence and contains:
- a CDS encoding GINS complex protein, coding for MSYYDVDAILTDAEKVPCQFELDVPYLGHLDNSSGLKPGTQLSLPLWLAEMLALASAGEDTKAPLTLNLPPCLSDQVINALKADPRAVALRDQSAHFYGIGVRMLDLFDERELGAVLRRTFVVRAGDVGLHARKAEEGVGGQGEEFLRGLEEWERSLFRRGHEGVRGAKEWTERVKRL